The proteins below come from a single Drosophila busckii strain San Diego stock center, stock number 13000-0081.31 chromosome X, ASM1175060v1, whole genome shotgun sequence genomic window:
- the LOC108605193 gene encoding uncharacterized protein LOC108605193 isoform X3 produces MQLIEILQRESAKVNAGKSTKIMQLNLLRCRVLRLCEKMQANEAPRANSCYHCGLSSWQITGAQISCGYFELSAAITTKT; encoded by the exons atgcaattaattgagat CTTACAACGCGAGTCAGCAAAAGTAAATG ctggaaaatctacaaaaattatgcaactAAACCTGCTCAGATGCCGCGTGCTGAGGCTTTGCGAAAAA ATGCAGGCAAACGAAGCTCCCAGGGCTAACAG CTGTTACCATTGCGGACTTTCATCCTGGCAAATCACTGGAGCCCAAATAAGCTGCGGATACTTTGAACTATCAGCGGCAATCACAACAAAGACTTAA
- the LOC108605193 gene encoding uncharacterized protein LOC108605193 isoform X1 produces MQVLLCKAHTQTNKQLGHLSCPVLHRRLTKIVSLQRESAKVNAGKSTKIMQLNLLRCRVLRLCEKMQANEAPRANSCYHCGLSSWQITGAQISCGYFELSAAITTKT; encoded by the exons gcacacacacagacgaacAAGCAGTTGGGCCACTTGAGCTGCCCCGTGTTACATCGAAGACTTACAAAAATTGTGAG CTTACAACGCGAGTCAGCAAAAGTAAATG ctggaaaatctacaaaaattatgcaactAAACCTGCTCAGATGCCGCGTGCTGAGGCTTTGCGAAAAA ATGCAGGCAAACGAAGCTCCCAGGGCTAACAG CTGTTACCATTGCGGACTTTCATCCTGGCAAATCACTGGAGCCCAAATAAGCTGCGGATACTTTGAACTATCAGCGGCAATCACAACAAAGACTTAA
- the LOC108605193 gene encoding uncharacterized protein LOC108605193 isoform X2 produces MQVLLCKAHTQTNKQLGHLSCPVLHRRLTKIVSLQRESAKVNAGKSTKIMQLNLLRCRVLRLCEKLLPLRTFILANHWSPNKLRIL; encoded by the exons gcacacacacagacgaacAAGCAGTTGGGCCACTTGAGCTGCCCCGTGTTACATCGAAGACTTACAAAAATTGTGAG CTTACAACGCGAGTCAGCAAAAGTAAATG ctggaaaatctacaaaaattatgcaactAAACCTGCTCAGATGCCGCGTGCTGAGGCTTTGCGAAAAA CTGTTACCATTGCGGACTTTCATCCTGGCAAATCACTGGAGCCCAAATAAGCTGCGGATACTTTGA